The Tenrec ecaudatus isolate mTenEca1 chromosome 7, mTenEca1.hap1, whole genome shotgun sequence genome window below encodes:
- the LOC142452719 gene encoding small ribosomal subunit protein uS13-like: MSLVIPKKFQHILRVVNTNIDGRRKIAFAITAIKGVGQRYAHVVLRKADIDLTKRAGELTEDEVERVITIMQNPRQYTIPDWFLNRQKDVKDGKYSQVLANGLDNKLREDLEWLKKIRAHRGLRHFWGLLVQGQHTKTTGCRGRTVGVSKKK, encoded by the coding sequence ATGTCTCTCGTGATCCCCAAGAAGTTCCAGCACATCTTGCGAGTCGTCAACACCAACATCGATGGGCGGCGGAAAATAGCCTTTGCCATCACGGCCATTAAGGGTGTGGGGCAAAGATATGCCCATGTGGTGTTGAGGAAAGCAGACATCGACCTCACCAAGAGAGCAGGAGAGCTCACGGAAGATGAGGTGGAGCGCGTGATCACCATCATGCAGAACCCACGGCAGTACACGATTCCAGACTGGTTCCTGAACCGACAGAAAGACGTGAAGGACGGTAAATACAGTCAGGTCCTGGCCAATGGTCTGGACAACAAGCTCCGTGAGGACCTGGAGTGGCTGAAAAAGATCCGCGCCCACAGAGGGCTGCGCCACTTCTGGGGCCTTCTAGTTCAAGGCCAGCACACCAAGACCACTGGCTGCCGTGGCCGAACTGttggtgtgtccaagaagaaataA